The proteins below are encoded in one region of Rhododendron vialii isolate Sample 1 chromosome 7a, ASM3025357v1:
- the LOC131334884 gene encoding folate-binding protein 1 isoform X1, whose amino-acid sequence MRSDCCAVLFLLTSLNVLVHVTFGKSDGVCISPGGRFPPFANQGKPPRKATKGPKDLTLCRVFSKKTCCDVTQTHPALLSIRRLALTGEASQECLQLWELLECSICDPGVGVQLGPPVICDTLCDRVYKACSNAYYSMDAKTQVLAPCGVGDFVCGRASEWTSNGTELCWAAGFSVKPSNDIEETSCYGGKASLDSIADSWRASKSGEPQNAESSGVWKDFQQWAREMPFSERVCWAVGGMVLTAGLFFTSRRKSHNQRQKQAAIQRTARKLESKVSQKSPVIRGNRK is encoded by the exons GAAAATCTGATGGAGTGTGTATCTCTCCCGGTGGCCGCTTTCCCCCATTTGCAAATCAAGGAAAACCTCCAAGAAAAGCAACCAAGGGACCCAAAGATTTGACGCTTTGCAGGGTATTCAGCAAAAAGACATGCTGTGATGTAACCCAGACGCATCCGGCTTTGTTATCCATTAGGAGGTTGGCTTTAACTGGGGAAGCTAGCCAGGAGTGCTTGCAGCTGTGGGAATTGTTGGAGTGTTCTATTTGTGATCCCGGTGTTGGTGTACAGCTGGGACCTCCTGTAATATGTGACACTCTTTGTGATAGAGTGTACAAGGCCTGCTCTAACGCATACTACTCCATGGATGCAAAGACACAG GTTCTTGCGCCTTGTGGAGTAGGCGACTTTGTTTGTGGTAGAGCCTCTGAATGGACCTCAAATGGCACAGAGCTCTGCTGGGCTGCAGGTTTTTCTGTTAAGCCATCTAATGATATTGAAGAAACATCTTGCTATGGTGGAAAGGCTAGTCTAGATTCTATTGCTGATTCGTGGCGGGCTTCTAAATCTGGGGAACCACAGAATGCTGAGAGCTCTGGAGTGTGGAAAGATTTCCAGCAATGGGCGAGGGAAATGCCTTTTAGTGAAAGAGTTTGTTGGGCAGTGGGAGGAATGGTTCTTACTGCGGGGCTTTTCTTCACAAG TAGAAGGAAGAGCCATAATCAGCGCCAGAAGCAGGCAGCTATTCAACGCACTGCTAGGAAACTCGAATCGAAGGTTAGTCAAAAGTCTCCTGTTATTCGAGGAAATAGAAAGTGA
- the LOC131334884 gene encoding folate-binding protein 1 isoform X2 has protein sequence MRSDCCAVLFLLTSLNVLVHVTFGKSDGVCISPGGRFPPFANQGKPPRKATKGPKDLTLCRVFSKKTCCDVTQTHPALLSIRRLALTGEASQECLQLWELLECSICDPGVGVQLGPPVICDTLCDRVYKACSNAYYSMDAKTQVLAPCGVGDFVCGRASEWTSNGTELCWAAGFSVKPSNDIEETSCYGGKASLDSIADSWRASKSGEPQNAESSGVWKDFQQWAREMPFSERVCWAVGGMVLTAGLFFTRRKSHNQRQKQAAIQRTARKLESKVSQKSPVIRGNRK, from the exons GAAAATCTGATGGAGTGTGTATCTCTCCCGGTGGCCGCTTTCCCCCATTTGCAAATCAAGGAAAACCTCCAAGAAAAGCAACCAAGGGACCCAAAGATTTGACGCTTTGCAGGGTATTCAGCAAAAAGACATGCTGTGATGTAACCCAGACGCATCCGGCTTTGTTATCCATTAGGAGGTTGGCTTTAACTGGGGAAGCTAGCCAGGAGTGCTTGCAGCTGTGGGAATTGTTGGAGTGTTCTATTTGTGATCCCGGTGTTGGTGTACAGCTGGGACCTCCTGTAATATGTGACACTCTTTGTGATAGAGTGTACAAGGCCTGCTCTAACGCATACTACTCCATGGATGCAAAGACACAG GTTCTTGCGCCTTGTGGAGTAGGCGACTTTGTTTGTGGTAGAGCCTCTGAATGGACCTCAAATGGCACAGAGCTCTGCTGGGCTGCAGGTTTTTCTGTTAAGCCATCTAATGATATTGAAGAAACATCTTGCTATGGTGGAAAGGCTAGTCTAGATTCTATTGCTGATTCGTGGCGGGCTTCTAAATCTGGGGAACCACAGAATGCTGAGAGCTCTGGAGTGTGGAAAGATTTCCAGCAATGGGCGAGGGAAATGCCTTTTAGTGAAAGAGTTTGTTGGGCAGTGGGAGGAATGGTTCTTACTGCGGGGCTTTTCTTCACAAG AAGGAAGAGCCATAATCAGCGCCAGAAGCAGGCAGCTATTCAACGCACTGCTAGGAAACTCGAATCGAAGGTTAGTCAAAAGTCTCCTGTTATTCGAGGAAATAGAAAGTGA